A stretch of DNA from Amphiura filiformis unplaced genomic scaffold, Afil_fr2py scaffold_26, whole genome shotgun sequence:
tgtaaaaattatTGCTTTCTCAAACATACCGTGATAATATAAGAGAAATATTATATGTGCGTCGATTATTAACGATTAATGTTAATTTCACTGATTATACATCCATATACAAGCATCTAACGCTGATAAGTTATGATGAATATTCATCGCTAAAGATAGCGGTGTTAAATCGGTATAAATTCAAGAAAGGATTAATTGGTCCTAGAGCATACTTCGGCTAGCTATCAGTAATCATGAAGTTGCTTTGTGCTCTTCTCGTGTTTGTGGCATCTGCCTCGGCGGTCAAGAACTATGCAGggtaagtcttttttttttttatatacaagTCAGAATTCAAAATGTATACAAATATTTGTTAAACTTGCCACTGTTTTCTTGACATTGCAACATAACACGTTTATAcacttgaatatacatttttcaaaAGTAATTTTATACACTCACAAGTTAATAAATAATTTGCTGTAGTTACGGGCCAAAATAATTTTCAAGTTCATAATGATAAACCAATGCTTTTTCTTGACAAGTGAACACTTTCTTGAGCATGTAAACCGTGAAAATATTATACTGTAATGCATGCTTAATAATTGCTTATCATAGGCCCTCGTCATTTATGCGTACCATCAAAGTTTTAAAGTAGGGTACATAAAAATTAAGCCGGTAAATTCGGAAACAAGTTTGGTCTTAATTTACGTGTCAAACACCCTACTAATTTCACAAACATTCAAAGTGCTTGAtaagattgacagcctcatcctacAATTTTACTTCCCCCTATCagaatgcagattttggtatctatTGAAAGCTCATGTGTTTGTCATAATCCTAGTGAAATTTTGGTCCTGGAATATGTTTCGTTTAGGCGGTATGAACAAAAGCATGGTAGTTTGGTGATTGTCTAAATCGCTCGAGTAATTATTGAAATCAAATTTGGAATAAAAACGTTTATGTAATGggcctcaacatgctcaacgtGAGGTAGAAACCACATAGTCGGACCACAATCTGGTCATTCACAAAATACTTTTCAATCGATCTATCATGTCAATCTTTGGAAAAATGAAACTAAAATATATAATGTACCTGTATGTACGACCGAAATAATCCTACGCCAAacgtaaaaatgaaaagaaatggtATTAGTATTTATCAATGAAGACATACTCTctattctagcaatttgacctgcgggtcaccattagagtttgaaataaaaccttcctttcttttctttactctcaaatatttatttatttatttatttatttatttatttatttatttatttatatatatatttatttatttatttatttatttatttatttatttatttatttatttatttatttatttatttatttatttatttatttatttatttattatttgaggGCGGGGACATATCGGATTAGCTTGTTGCATTGCCTACAAAATAGGTCATCATTCAAGATCATCAGAGTCAAAGTACAGATTGTTGGATCAGTGATCAACATAACTTTTTCCATTACATTTTCAGGTACCAGGTGTTGCGTGTGGTGCCACAGGACATGGAACAATTACAAAGACTGCATAATTTGTCCAATCTACTCGAAGATACCGTAGGTCGTCTATTATTTACATGGATACTTTAGGATCCACAACTTAAAAGTTCCCTCTAgagctttttgaaataaattgaaaaagtATTTTACGAAACCCAGCCTAGGTAGAGTTATTAGGTTTATACATGACAAAGACATGATATGGAGAGTGGATTATATAAGATCACAACTTATAATTTTCCCCCTAACAtcggaaaaatattttacgaaatgttgaaatttaaaaaaggtaTGTGTAGCCTTGTTTGTTTTACACATCTGCGCCAATTTATAACGTCATACAatcattgcgttcggtcacaatggttcatgattatataaaaaagaggccgttttaaaagttgcgcCAGAGTCTATAGGAGTCAACTTTCCTTCATGAATAGGCTTGGCCTACTGCCACTCGCCTACTGCCTATTGTTTGATAGTTGACTCCTATACAAACTAATAAGGTTAAACATTACCTGGCTTGTTTTCCCTGTTGACTCAAGCAAAATGATTGTCTAAAAAACCCTGCCTAAACCTGTGATGTCCTTTAATGTGAACATATTAAAACCTTATCATTTATTATCGTCATTATCGATCTTGGGATTTGACTTAGCCTTTTTCAGCCCCACTTATTGTGAAATGACCCCAAatacaggcccgtaaccaggaccaaagtcccatttgcgagcgtagtgattgaaaaaatgctatgccttttttggtcaaaaacggcAATATTTTGGagtaaaatgtcaactttttcaaAAACTGCCCctagtcaaaaaaggtccaaattttgaacaaaaaggtccactttttcaccccccccaaataaatcctgcttACGGACTGCCCAAATATGACAACAAATAATACCCCCAAAATTATTTTCAACACCTGGGAAAGAGATTCTCACTTTAGTACCTTTCCGGGTTATTATAATATTCACTGCGATTTTGATAGCCTTATAATTCTTGACTCTCTGTGACAACTTGAATACTCTGTCAATGGCTTGAGCGTTAGCAACTTTAATAGTTGAAGTTCACGTATACAGTCTTGTTCATTACTTTTCACACTCCTACTGTTATTCCTTTTTATTATAGGTAGATTTCTGGAAAGGACCAACCAAATTAAATCGACCCGTGGACATTATGATTGGCCCAAATCTTGTTCAAGATGTGAAAATAGAATTATCTCGCCGTGATTTGGGTTTCTCCATCTATGTGGAAGATGTGCAAACCAACATTGATAATGAGAGATGCACGGACTGTGTCATTGCTAAGGCTGGGTTTGATTACACTATCTACCATACTATTGATGAGGTAAGTGTTTTAGTACATTCTGTTCTAATATCGAGGCGGGTTTCAAACTTAGTGGATACAACCtggaattcaaaaatttcaaaatactgTAATAGGGAAAAGGGTTAATAACAAGAATTGAAGAAGCGCATGATGGTGTCTGAAATAAAGTTATTGTTTTTTCCACAAGTCTGTGGTATTTTTATGAAGCATTGCGATTAAGAATTTCGTGAGCCTTTATAAATACATGGttttaacaaactgtaatttaaaCATGGAAGATTATTCGATAGAAAAAGTCTGTATAGAAAATTCGCGTAAAGCGCGcgttcaaaaaaaatcataatttctcTCCACAACATTATTTTCATGTCATTGATCAATTCGTGGAGAGTTAGGCAAACTAATTCTGTGATAAGCTACTAATGCTTAAAATTATTGGTGTTGATgattctttcttatttatttaatttatatgTGATTGAATTGATCTTcttggttgttttcatttgtCGATAAAAATATTCCGGACACATCTGTATGATTATAATAATTAAGTGAATGTATTcttctcatcataaggattcagaaaaagtatagtttgacacaTCTCCTCCGATGTACGATATTCAGTTATAGGCAAAAGGatcaaagtcaaattttgggttaCACAGAGATAACATTTGAAAAAGTCTCAGATCTTCCGCTGGTAAAACAATTTAAACAAGAATAGCTTGTTATATTTCCGGTGTTTTGTTACCAGGGCGTAACAGGTCAAAGCCCATTTTGACATTGACCTATTTTATGAATATTTACGttccatgtgtgtgtgtgtgtagttcGCGAGGTGGTAATTTGGTGTATTATTGTGTAGTTATTATTAATGTTGCTATAAATTTATCCTTTTTTCAACTGATATTTAATATACACAGATCAGTCAATGGGTAACAGATTTTGCCAACGAGAATGCTATGGTTACCGAAATTAGCATAGGTGATTCTTATGAAGGTCGACCAGTCAAAGCAGTTAAGGTACGTTGCCAAGACCTTTCCAAACTTATTTTGACCACGGTCCCCAAATAGAATATGGCATCCACGGGATAGCATCCAAATACATCTATAAATGTGATGAACTTGTCAGCAGCATAATATTTATCATCCCTTTGGGTTCAAAGTTTCTGATACCCGCTATATTCTctccatgaccatgatgaccctaTAAATTCATAAGTCCATCTCCAATCCAAAGacctcatttttattttgttgtcatgCCCTTACCTCGAAGGTCAGATCCTTACACCTGTATTAATATCGAAGTGAAAGTCCAAAATAATTTCGCGCGCGTCGCTCGTATTTCAACATACATGGTCAAATGAAAAACGTCTGACAAAATTAGTAGCATATGCACCTGTTCGAACCCCTGAAGCATTTTTTTTAGGAAACAGGGAAAGGAAGCGCAATTCCCTGTTCTCTATCCTTGATCCTGGTGTCACagaccctagctacgccactgaactcCCTTAAGACGTAATGATTCAAATGGatttagatttttagatttttttgcaTAAGTAGACCTAATGGTAATCAAGGTCGTAATAGTTTGTATTGCCTTTGAAGCTTCAACGTCATGGTCAGTCAGGTGTTGCTAATGTCATCTTAGTGCTTATTGCTTCGTAGGCCTTATTGTATACATTATTGATCCAAGAATACATCAGAAGGTAACAGAGGTACTGTATGGAGTACTCAAGTTAGTATTTTAGTATAAAACTGCACATTTTCGCGCACTTCGCGTGCATTTATCCCGGTAAAGTCATTTAAGGATCTGGTAAGCAGGTTGATTTTGTCCCTTCTAATGGGCACAAGATGCACTGCAATTATactaaagacttcacaaaaagtatcGAAGCCGTTACAAATACGCATATACCTTCAGAATTATCAAATCGTATTCataatgttttaacataatgaGAAAGGTGGCTTATGTAcgtacacgcattttgataccccaatcGTCCAATTTGATCTATATCAACAACATAGTAGTATTTGTAAAGGACAACCCCGAATTTACAAGTTGCACTAAATTGTATTGAGCTTATGGGAGGGGGACTGGAGAGTACTCGAGGACAAACTAAGTAATAGCAATGTATCCATAATATATTAAGGTTTAATCCCCACATCTTGATTACATGTATGCACTAAAGACCCTTCTCATACATATTTGAAGGCTTAAGACGATTGCACAAAACAAATACGCACGGAAGTTTACCGTTTAATACTATACAGTTTATACAaggtgtatttttttttaaatttcagatcagCTCCGGAGGAAGTAAACGCGTAATTTATATACAAGGTGGTATCCATGCACGTGAGTGGATCTCTCCAGCAACTATGATGTATATGGCCAATCAGGTAAGCTAGACAGGGCCAAAGCGATATACCATGTTGGTCGGACCGGACCGAACGAGGATTCTTCAATATATATTTTCTGCTGTCTTCcgatattttgttaaatttatacTCTTGTCACCCAAAGACTCACACGTTATTTTTTCAGCAGTCCAAGTAGTAAATGGATATGTAATATACTCTGGTGCGTGAGGGTATGAGTTCGAGCCCCGCAGTGTTGTTAGTTGGTCAAGTAAGTGAAATCTCCTGGACAAATAAttcactgctaattgtctcattgtaacccgtacggGGAGCTGATCACGATTGCGACTTGCGAAGCTTGTGTGTATATGGTGTGCGTTTCTTTCTGCGCTTCTTACTGTAGGTCCGTGAGATGGTCGAGTcggaaaatgttttcatgactggTCTCTTTCAAAAATCCGCTCAtggtttatgagcttttatgaatTGGGTTATGGAACGATTGGGGTGGTAAAGTATGCAGAGGCCTGTGAGTTTGGAATAAATGCACTATATATCATTAAGGCTCTTTCGTAATACCGACGTTATTTGAAGCCATATAGAACAACCAAGCCAATACTCAAGGGTTTTTTGGACTGTATTTTGACTCTCAAACAAATGTTTATGGCAAAAATTATCATCTATGACCCATAATTTTAGGTCCAAAGGTCTATCTCTCACCCAAAGccacatttgtttacatttttctgTCAAAGAATGCCCTTACTTTGAAAGTCTGTTTCACCCTTACACACCTGTATAGATTTCATATTGGAGTTGAATACACAAAATTTTAAGATTTGAAACACTAACagcaaaaaaattttgcaatcgcACAGAAAgtagtacatactgcagttactgttcattttcctatacacaatacacagtgctctcaccattgaggtgtgacctctacaaacagtgtatgttagaggtatagggcatttcctagttaacgtcactgtgtgaaaaataaccggccaatatatgttgtactctctgaaattctaggaaatataattttgtaacattttaaagctaatttagatatttgaaaatgttcgcactttggtgttttagtaggtagggcacggcatggcctggaAAATTCCCtatgtaaatcgaatgcaacttttagtgactatcactcacttgtagaccgctttcttccgaagggcattaaagctaaaccacttgactgatattttttgtacttgctgtcaatcaagaataatgtatacattacatgtaggctaaaaactgagtatgtggggcacctgcaaatgttcgtacctacctgatatgtaaatgacagatcgcagtaaaaacagctcccatatctgtcatatctttggtcagtgcagcgagtcaaGGGATTTCAAGTAGAGCTTATTGATTGGCTAGTGCCATAtatgggcataagtgcagtccaccataaatgtggaggatagactagactttatcgattgattttgctggagtagtttCCTGTTTTACCTTTAGCAAAAATAAAGTGCCCACCTTTTCAATTCCAAGCCAGACGACTATACGTCGTGTGTCTACGCAAttatattgaaataatattttggttGGTGAAAAAATAATGTTATTACTTATTTCTCGCTCATTGCATATTACAGCTGGTATCAAATTACAACACTGATGCCGAAGTGAAGGCCATGGTAGACAACTATGACTGGTATATTGTACCATCCCTCAACGTAGATGGTTATTCGTACACGTGGACCAATGTGAGTATACATGTTTTATTAGCTCTGTACAAACTTCAAAAAGTATGAGAGAATATAGAATAAGTGCTATTATGAGAAACTAATAATTTTGTCGCATTACCAAcacattatatgtgaccgtacacgacgaatgagccgtaaattcctcccccggtcaattttgttttatttcgtgtttcgaaaatatacatcataagctttaaaatggtatatcatttgacttcaaacgatatccagaagcggtgttatggtttgttaaatttgctccttcaacaaaatggtagcttttttcgtttctacgtgtgtctctttttccacattgctggcaataaatatcaaacagttataattggcggtcatttcaaatcctcccccaagtcaacgagtttaagaaagttctctcattgtcaattgttggttatacatacctatacaaaatacaatgcctggtaactcaccacttgaacagaatttagccaaagcaaacaaagaccagtgCTATTAAAATTCTATATCAACTTCAagaataggattattgattggtgtttgactaccaaaatgagatagatgtcgcgccagcatGAGTTactgatgaatacgaccttcatacacattttacattgtaactcagaatacaatttagggaatttacggctcattcgtgctgtacgttGTCATATTATTTCATCAATTCTGCTCGTCAGCTCGTCACGTCAATTTTtgcaataatgggctattccagaaattaatggcaccccccctaaagaagacatgtaagtttgtaccataaataTTTGTGAATTCCCAGACAAAATTTTATCCCCAAAAATGGGacttcccattttgacaataaaatgattaaaagatTGAATATTCCCAGTGTTCCTAAAGAAGGCaggcacatttttgccaaaattccaaagcctaaaataaaaaggtgtctttttcttgggaattcccatgtcttctttaggattGTGACAATAATGACCAATTTTTTGGGGAATttccagagcaaaaaatggtgaaaatgtttgggaatcccatgtcttctttaggggtgcctttaatttctggaatagcccattgggcgAACTGGTGGTTTTGAGCTATGGATCCAATTCCTGAagatttcaatttttcaattgcGCAAGAACCGCATGCACAGACTTTGATCACATTTACAACGCTTTCGGGCTTTAGCTTAGCATTAGCCAGTCGAGGACCATAAATGGAAATACTCTTacattttcatttcagaaatattgataaaatatgaagaaaactgaaATGTGACGTCCGTATATATTTGAATTCGTATGCCATATTGGATTTGCACGGCATTCCTTATGACCGGGCATAGAAAATTAACATTTGCCGCGCCTAATTGACTTGCAGTGAATAGCTTATTGTCTATAGGGGTTAGTTATTTCATTAGTAATTAATGGTGGTAATAATTatagcaaaattgcaaaatcgTCCTGATGTCTGACATCCAAGTTGACATTATTGGAATCGGAACAATTTTGCGCGAGGAGGGACTTAAATTATTCATTACCAGGTTTTTGCTCAAAAAGTGGCCAAAATACACAGACCGTACTGGATTGGAGCTTGTCGCAGGCTCCCCTTCCATTGTTCTCTGATCcgaccaaagtattaatgaacactgcTCCCTTTATACTATAATATTCTTCCGGTATATAGCACCATTGTCTGAtgtgtttcattttatttcacaatCCTTTTTTATCTACTCACTTAGGATCGCATGTGGAGGAAGAACCGCCAGCCAAACGATGGATCTCGGTGTGTTGGAACTGATTTGAACAGAAACTACCCCTATCAATGGGGAGGTATGTGTCTCATTAGTTTGCATGTTAATACTCAATTTTCAGTTTGTGCATTAATGTCCGGGATTAATGTTACAATATCTCACACTATCAGAAATCAATATTAAACATTCACTGAAcagtttcatctgtaggattggtttggttatcaaagtaaatttaggtaaacaaatccagtaaactactcaggtctttagctttcgccatctcggatgatggctttctcaaaagtgaattggttcactgcttctcccgCGGAAAGCGGCTGTAGCCTCCCCGGGGTAGCCTCATTCCCAGAGTATGATGGTACAAGCTACAAGCTATTGCCACGGCACCACTCCATTGTGCACCAAAATACTGGCGCCGTTACATGGATGACGTGCTTGAGGTCATCAAAAAGGACACCACAGAGAAACTAACTGAACATCTAAACAAGGTGGACGAAACGGGGAATATTAAATTCACGTATGAGGAGGAGAAGGATTGTAGCATTCCGTTCCTTGACACATTAGTGGTCCGTAAACAAGATGGCAGCATAAAGCTTCTCATATACAGAAAAAAACCCACACGGATCAATATTTGAACTTTGACTCACAATATCCCCTATATCAGAAACTCGGGGTCATTCGTACACTGTTTGACAGAATGGATAGCATAGTGACAGAGAAGGAGGAtaaaaaggaagaagaaaagaagatcaGAACCGCGCTTCAAAACTGTGGCTATCCAAGGTGGGCAATGGACCGTGTTAAGCAGCAAATGTCAACAAGTAAGATCAAGAGTAACAGTTCAAACAAGAGCACCGATGATAACCCGTCAAAGGGTATGGTAATTTTATCGTACGTTGCAGGCCTCTCAGAGAAGCTCAAGCGCATCTTTTGGAAGCACTAAATCGCAACAGCCATGAAACCTCATAACACTATTAAGAGCTTATTAATGCACCCTAAAGACAAGAGAGAAACCAACCAGATGTGCGAAGTGGTCTATAACATTGACTGCAAGGGTTGTGAAAAATCATACATAGGTGAAACAGGGAGAGCGTTTGGCACACGGTTGAAAGAGCACCAGAAAGATGCCGAGAAAGCGGAAAACAAGAAGTACATCCGCACAAGACGGAAAGAATCTACCACAGAATTCAACAAATCAGCAATTACGGACCATGTCGCTGCCGACAACCATGTTATAGATTGGGAGGGAGCTACAATACTTGACAAGGAAGCAAATCAGTTCAAAAGAAAAGTCAGGGAGgccatatggatcaggagaaaGGTGGCCACCACCATGAACCGGGACATAGGCTCATACACTCTAGATCACGTATatgtaggtatgtcacagtggctgcgcaataattctgccacactgtgcatgcaagcatgacagtgaattaaaaagcgcgcgcatcaaagtcgGCTGATTTTAGGAAAacataaatgtcaaaaatgaatttccttattatgttccatttatcccaattgtttcaaattttaatacATGGTATGTGAAATCTTTCTGAAGCTACCATTGAAtccgacaaaattaaattttgctttgttCAAGAATTACTGCCTGTTTAATGGATTTTAGACGAttgctcataaatcagtaaatataggcctattgaaatatctgatctaccaccatttagctaaaatactaatctttcttagcatgtaaattatttccgtctacattgaatgaagcacttgaggaacactagttaaaacataataatggccacgcgttttgaactcgccacccaaaaatggtggttttgttacgcttttccaaatcgagactcgttcaaattgttatatctctgcttaaacaaaaggtattgaagtgtatttggtgtcatgttgtagctaaatgtgtgccctaacagacctccaaaggagaattgtttatcagctaagatagtggagttagagttgtttgagttcagaatgaccgaggtgggggatgaggcggtggcggatgaggcggtggcggtatgtgcaaagtctatgggaaataaagattttgtgtgtgtgcattgaatcaactgatcatatctttgcatccatatgggctacagacatggttaagagctcttttgaaagattatttattctgctaattgtttttaataattttgaactctttatgattggtttagtctatgaaatgcaaacttttatgtgcaaaactacctgttttcatattaaacactgtagtaagcaatgcggatgtcttcaaaatctaaaagctgccctaaatttttaattacttatcctatcatagtcaaagtttacattttctgagaggaaatttgatgaggaatctaaatatggacttacttttttgtatgggttaggggtaaaatgtttcagttcaaaatatgtttaattgtaaaaaaatttgaacatattttgggacaccctgtattccgagattaccaaacagctgtgatttttttttcttccaaagtcagtaggctccccctaacctctaaccaaatcaatgttgtttactttcagtttataactgcaagtaaacaagtaagtgacccattttttatttggattttgttttattccaccctgtataacttcaaggtcaccctgtacaatgagttgaaatgtgtatatttaaattgcttttgccttcagctttccaaaaatgtatacttttgctagtttagggttgatagttgtggagatattctaatttgaaacttgattggtgtaaaaattcataatatttgtgatgtaacgctaagggtggcgagttcaaaacacatggcctattatcaaagatattccacagggagtagttttccaaaccacaatagctttaAGCCATTGTGTGTATCCAAGGCCATACTAGTTTTGTATACGCGCTAGAGTGAAATGACagttccttttaccatttgccctcctacgttaatccagataacaaaatgttaattttaagtctcattgcaaatttatttttatttttactttcggatttggctttgagtaatggtgacacataccatgttgacagtaaaaaagaaaattctattccagacaccatcaaaatgtcaaactttgtatttcttgtattatttttaattaactgcagttttgtgtatattctcagtcatccaggtaaataaaatatcaagttgatttaaattaaatctagtcaactggacttactatttattgactggcgacgtttcacatcctgtcctggatgcttcctcaagccgtctgaacagaggaggaggtctgcgccacaacttggcgggggcctacagttctgctatccaaaagatccctcgacgtctcagttctgtgaccccgtcacgggtcactgaTCAATCGCCGCCGAAatatcagacggcttgaggaagcatccaggacaggatgtgaaacgtcgccagtcaataaatagtaagtccagttgactagatttaatttaaatcaacttgatattaactgcagtttctttattcaacatcataacaggttcatacttgacaaatttatggtgaatgaa
This window harbors:
- the LOC140143711 gene encoding carboxypeptidase A1-like, which codes for MKLLCALLVFVASASAVKNYAGYQVLRVVPQDMEQLQRLHNLSNLLEDTVDFWKGPTKLNRPVDIMIGPNLVQDVKIELSRRDLGFSIYVEDVQTNIDNERCTDCVIAKAGFDYTIYHTIDEISQWVTDFANENAMVTEISIGDSYEGRPVKAVKISSGGSKRVIYIQGGIHAREWISPATMMYMANQLVSNYNTDAEVKAMVDNYDWYIVPSLNVDGYSYTWTNKLGVIRTLFDRMDSIVTEKEDKKEEEKKIRTALQNCGYPRWAMDRVKQQMSTSKIKSNSSNKSTDDNPSKGMVILSYVAGLSEKLKRIFWKH